One window from the genome of Actinoplanes teichomyceticus ATCC 31121 encodes:
- a CDS encoding ATP-binding protein: MSEANFAHPRGDTFEYAGATVELVDASTILAAARVNPVDLVRRADWPEPVRRVEVTVSSVDAAGGPAHVFVARVHAGAAPMTTERMRRIVLGRDPIGLLLSRRIAEGDPVATRIVDGVGTAAAAAYRKLGLDRAGGPAAHRGPAVLADAGVGLQAEVGYEADGDVVRLRAQVPRDEVTPNHLRAFVTLTLQAVAELAGADALRGRRYLFSREAAPPPAPVTTRQVTLDMVGGLAEVVGELRQIAVSFRHPEAMARWGARRPQGLLMYGPPGTGKTMLSRALANEIGADFREIRTPEILDKWLGGSERNIKQIFRDARRYRVPTLILFDEFDSIVSYAGAGGDAASQALNAVAGIFKQEMNDLIEANPNVIVVATTNFPDRVDESLIRSGRFDVKISVPRPDEASRAEIFRKMIQGLVAAHERDGFRMFAGDLDLAALGAASTGMTGADIREVLRRVQMTKAMQDARTGGRAEPISQAELLAAVRALRGRG; the protein is encoded by the coding sequence ATGTCCGAGGCGAACTTCGCGCATCCGCGCGGCGACACCTTCGAGTATGCCGGAGCCACCGTCGAGCTGGTCGACGCGTCCACCATCCTGGCCGCGGCGCGGGTGAACCCGGTGGATCTGGTCCGCCGCGCCGACTGGCCGGAACCGGTGCGGCGGGTCGAGGTGACGGTCTCCAGCGTCGACGCGGCCGGCGGCCCGGCCCACGTGTTCGTGGCCCGGGTGCACGCCGGCGCGGCCCCGATGACCACCGAGCGGATGCGCCGGATCGTGCTCGGCCGGGACCCGATCGGCCTGCTGCTGTCCAGACGGATCGCCGAGGGCGACCCGGTCGCGACCCGGATCGTCGACGGGGTGGGCACGGCGGCGGCCGCGGCGTACCGGAAACTGGGCCTGGACCGGGCGGGCGGCCCGGCGGCGCACCGCGGACCGGCGGTCCTGGCCGACGCCGGCGTCGGCCTGCAGGCCGAGGTCGGGTACGAGGCGGACGGCGACGTGGTGCGGTTGCGCGCGCAGGTGCCGCGCGACGAGGTGACGCCGAACCACCTGCGCGCCTTCGTCACCCTGACCCTGCAGGCGGTGGCCGAGCTGGCCGGCGCGGACGCGCTGCGCGGCCGGCGCTACCTGTTCAGCCGGGAGGCCGCCCCGCCGCCGGCGCCGGTCACCACCCGGCAGGTCACCCTGGACATGGTCGGCGGCCTCGCCGAGGTGGTCGGCGAGCTGCGGCAGATCGCGGTGTCGTTCCGGCACCCGGAGGCGATGGCGCGCTGGGGCGCGCGCCGCCCGCAGGGCCTGCTGATGTACGGCCCGCCCGGCACCGGCAAGACCATGCTGTCCCGGGCGCTGGCCAACGAGATCGGCGCCGACTTCCGGGAGATCCGTACCCCGGAGATCCTGGACAAGTGGCTCGGCGGCTCGGAACGCAACATCAAGCAGATCTTCCGTGACGCCCGCCGATACCGGGTGCCGACGCTGATCCTGTTCGACGAGTTCGACTCGATCGTCAGTTACGCCGGGGCCGGCGGGGACGCGGCCAGCCAGGCGCTCAACGCCGTCGCCGGGATCTTCAAGCAGGAGATGAACGACCTGATCGAGGCGAACCCGAACGTGATCGTGGTGGCCACCACCAACTTCCCGGACCGGGTCGACGAGTCGCTGATCCGGTCCGGGCGGTTCGACGTCAAGATCAGCGTGCCGAGGCCGGACGAGGCGAGCCGTGCGGAGATCTTCCGCAAGATGATCCAGGGGCTGGTGGCGGCGCACGAGCGCGACGGCTTCCGGATGTTCGCCGGCGATCTGGACCTGGCCGCGCTCGGCGCCGCCAGCACCGGCATGACCGGCGCGGACATCCGGGAGGTGCTGCGCCGGGTGCAGATGACCAAGGCGATGCAGGACGCCCGCACCGGCGGCCGGGCCGAGCCGATCTCCCAGGCCGAGCTGCTGGCCGCGGTCCGGGCGCTACGCGGCCGCGGCTGA
- a CDS encoding isovaleryl-CoA dehydrogenase, protein MTHRVFNQPPPLVGHDVAADAALIEALEREGAGWAAADLHQLGVRAGGEEAQRWGDEANRHEPRLRTHDRYGHRLDEVDFHPAWHRLMDVAVSAGLAGAAWADPRPGAHVARAAGLYVWSQPEAGHICPISMTYAVVPALRHNPELAERYEPLLTSRSYDPGLRAPAGKSGLLAGMGMTEKQGGSDVRANTTTAVPGDAGTWRLTGHKWFTSAPMCDLFLVLAQAPGGLSCFLVPRVLPDGTRNVFRIQRLKDKLGNRSNASSEPEFDGTVAWLVGGEGQGVRTIIEMVSMTRLDCVTGSASGMRAALAQAVHHARHRHAFGGPLIAKPAMRAVLADLAIESEAATALAMRLAGAVDRAVRGDRAEQAFRRLAIPVGKFWVCKRQPAVVGEALECLGGNGYVEDSGLPRLYRDAPLNSIWEGSGNVQALDVLRALRREPESLEAFLAEADAAAGADRRLDDAARRLRDQLADPDHPESRARRIVEQMALVLQGSLLVRHAPAAVADAFCASRLGGDWGLSFGTLPAGTDTAAIVERAAPA, encoded by the coding sequence GTGACGCACCGGGTGTTCAACCAGCCGCCACCGCTTGTCGGGCACGACGTCGCCGCCGACGCCGCGCTGATCGAGGCGCTCGAGCGGGAGGGCGCCGGCTGGGCCGCCGCCGACCTGCACCAGCTCGGCGTGCGGGCCGGCGGCGAGGAGGCCCAGCGGTGGGGTGACGAGGCGAACCGGCACGAGCCGCGGCTGCGCACCCACGACCGGTACGGCCACCGCCTGGACGAGGTCGACTTCCACCCCGCCTGGCACCGCCTGATGGACGTCGCGGTGTCCGCGGGGCTGGCCGGCGCGGCGTGGGCCGACCCGCGCCCGGGCGCGCACGTGGCCCGCGCCGCCGGGCTCTACGTCTGGTCGCAGCCGGAGGCCGGCCACATCTGCCCGATCTCGATGACCTACGCCGTCGTCCCGGCGCTGCGCCACAACCCGGAGCTGGCCGAGCGGTACGAACCGCTGCTGACCAGCCGCTCGTACGACCCCGGCCTGCGCGCCCCGGCCGGCAAGAGCGGCCTGCTCGCCGGTATGGGCATGACCGAGAAGCAGGGTGGCTCGGACGTGCGCGCCAACACCACGACCGCGGTCCCCGGCGACGCCGGCACCTGGCGCCTGACCGGCCACAAGTGGTTCACCAGCGCCCCGATGTGCGACCTGTTCCTGGTCCTGGCCCAGGCCCCGGGCGGGCTGTCCTGCTTCCTGGTGCCGCGCGTGCTGCCCGACGGCACCCGCAACGTTTTCCGCATCCAGCGGCTCAAGGACAAGCTCGGCAACCGCAGCAACGCCTCCAGCGAGCCGGAGTTCGACGGCACGGTCGCCTGGCTGGTCGGCGGCGAGGGCCAGGGCGTGCGCACCATCATCGAGATGGTGTCGATGACCCGGCTGGACTGCGTGACCGGCTCCGCGTCCGGGATGCGCGCCGCCCTCGCCCAGGCCGTGCACCACGCGCGGCACCGCCACGCGTTCGGCGGCCCGCTGATCGCCAAGCCGGCCATGCGCGCCGTGCTCGCCGATCTCGCGATCGAGAGCGAGGCGGCGACCGCGCTGGCCATGCGACTGGCCGGGGCGGTCGACCGGGCGGTCCGCGGCGACCGCGCCGAACAGGCGTTCCGCCGGCTGGCCATCCCGGTCGGCAAGTTCTGGGTGTGCAAGCGGCAGCCGGCTGTGGTCGGTGAGGCCCTGGAGTGCCTGGGCGGCAACGGCTACGTGGAGGACTCCGGCCTGCCCCGGCTCTACCGCGACGCCCCGCTCAACTCGATCTGGGAGGGTTCCGGCAACGTCCAGGCCCTGGACGTGTTGCGCGCGCTGCGCCGGGAGCCGGAGAGCCTGGAGGCCTTCCTGGCCGAGGCCGACGCCGCCGCCGGCGCCGACCGGCGCCTCGACGACGCGGCGCGACGGCTGCGCGACCAGCTCGCCGATCCGGACCACCCGGAGTCGCGTGCTCGCCGGATCGTCGAGCAGATGGCCCTGGTCCTGCAGGGTTCCCTGCTGGTCCGGCACGCCCCGGCGGCGGTCGCCGACGCGTTCTGCGCCAGCCGGCTGGGCGGCGACTGGGGCCTCTCGTTCGGCACCCTGCCCGCCGGCACGGACACCGCGGCGATCGTCGAGCGGGCCGCTCCCGCCTGA
- a CDS encoding phosphatase PAP2 family protein, translating into MRDEQEIAFGVRTTAAAVAATALLVPFGMLAALVAARSATLHDLDGRVTDALHDLALDHPGWVDAMSWWSLLLHPNTWRLAALLLAIRLARRRETVLAWWVVATMTAGGVLGAVLKLLFGRHRPDLLDPVAQATGYSFPSGHAFTSALGAAVILLVLLPRTRGRGRRAALCAAAVLLPLVTAGTRVGLGVHWTSDVAAGLLLGVAVPAVTVAVFQRRRVRQRVTG; encoded by the coding sequence ATGCGGGACGAGCAGGAGATCGCTTTCGGGGTACGGACCACCGCGGCCGCCGTGGCGGCCACGGCGCTGCTCGTGCCGTTCGGGATGCTCGCCGCGCTGGTGGCCGCCCGGTCCGCCACGCTGCACGACCTGGACGGCCGGGTCACCGACGCGCTGCACGACCTGGCCCTCGACCATCCCGGCTGGGTCGACGCGATGAGCTGGTGGAGCCTGCTCCTGCACCCGAACACGTGGCGGCTCGCCGCGCTCCTGCTGGCCATCCGGCTGGCGCGCCGCCGGGAGACCGTGCTCGCCTGGTGGGTGGTGGCCACCATGACGGCCGGGGGAGTACTCGGCGCCGTACTCAAACTGCTCTTCGGCCGGCACCGGCCGGACCTGCTCGACCCGGTCGCCCAGGCCACCGGATACTCCTTCCCCTCCGGCCATGCGTTCACCAGCGCGCTGGGCGCGGCGGTCATCCTGCTGGTCCTGCTGCCCCGCACGCGCGGGCGCGGGAGACGGGCGGCGCTGTGCGCGGCCGCCGTCCTGCTGCCCCTGGTCACCGCCGGCACCCGGGTCGGGCTCGGCGTGCACTGGACGAGCGACGTGGCGGCCGGGCTGCTGCTCGGCGTCGCGGTACCGGCGGTCACCGTCGCGGTGTTCCAGCGGCGGCGTGTCCGGCAGCGCGTGACTGGGTAG
- a CDS encoding phosphatase PAP2 family protein — MSTLAVQALKRIVLPVAGILGLMIGLGLLLTHTLSHVWPIAVEDGVNRAFAADRTEGRTEISWFFSAAGNTSTIVVVTAVLAVVLRLVLRRWREPVFLCLAVIAQAMVFFLTTLAIDRPRPDVQRLDASPPTSSFPSGHTSAAFALYVGLAVVLASLARPGWLKALCWLLALVPLAVALGRLYRGMHHPSDVLSSFLNSSLCLAVMARGVLDRRVRWRLTKVGAWSPSTSPARRRRTGTATS; from the coding sequence GTGTCCACACTCGCCGTACAAGCGCTCAAGCGCATCGTGCTGCCGGTCGCCGGCATCCTGGGGTTGATGATCGGCCTCGGGCTCCTGCTCACCCACACGCTCTCGCACGTCTGGCCGATCGCCGTGGAGGACGGGGTCAACCGGGCCTTCGCCGCGGACCGGACCGAGGGCCGTACCGAGATCTCCTGGTTCTTCAGCGCCGCCGGGAACACCTCCACGATCGTCGTGGTCACCGCGGTCCTGGCCGTGGTCCTGCGGCTGGTGCTGCGCCGGTGGCGCGAGCCGGTGTTCCTGTGCCTGGCGGTGATCGCGCAGGCGATGGTCTTCTTCCTCACCACCCTGGCGATCGACCGGCCGCGGCCGGACGTGCAGCGCCTGGACGCGTCGCCGCCCACCTCCAGCTTCCCGTCCGGGCACACCTCGGCCGCGTTCGCGCTCTACGTGGGACTGGCCGTGGTGCTCGCCTCGCTGGCCCGGCCGGGTTGGCTCAAGGCCCTGTGCTGGCTGCTGGCGCTCGTCCCGCTCGCGGTCGCGCTCGGCCGGCTGTACCGGGGCATGCATCACCCCAGCGACGTGCTCTCCTCGTTCCTGAACTCCTCGCTCTGTCTCGCCGTCATGGCCCGCGGCGTCCTGGACCGGCGCGTGCGCTGGCGGCTCACTAAGGTGGGCGCATGGTCCCCTTCGACTTCCCCGGCCCGCCGTCGCCGAACGGGTACAGCAACGTCGTGA
- a CDS encoding putative bifunctional diguanylate cyclase/phosphodiesterase, whose protein sequence is MRNGRVGLWAVWLVVAAVAALCLPLAPGNTLPTKIYGNAVGVSAVLMACAGVLRNRPEHRGPWLMLVAGMALLVAGDVTYDVTELRLGEYPYPHWADALYLCAYPLLLIPGMVRLSRGNGDRDRGGLIDAAVISTGVGLIYYVFVVGPALTTAGTPLPERFVTIGYPLCDVMLTAAVARMLTRPENRTPSLRLLGLGSIIMLAGDLVYTTMSATAEYSGGIIDSAFLLAYVCWAAAALHPSMRRRPRTGIDPHRVGSRRLAVLAACSLLAPGLLVLQGVQDPRNIAWAGIGAGAVTLFLLVIARSWGFVKQVQRQAGRLEDLAMHDELTGLSNRRGFERRLTGALATGSPYVLLLDLNGFKSVNDRFGHAVGDELLVVIAHRLAAALPAEAVVSRMGGDEFAVLLPAHAADRPGGARRCEGVAERLDTATRLPVRAGGQDLLVGASIGIADGAGLTDPVEVLRRADVAMYAAKAGGGRHHWYTVELDTRAGEEARLGADLRIALDAGQFHLVYQPVVNLPDGTVRAVESLVRWQHPERGAVSPAEFIPVAERTGLITELGRWILRTACEQYRAWQDRGVAPRHIGVNVSARQLAEPGFAAAVAAVLAETGMDPRRLVVEITETAVFGGGVAARAVHDLHALGISIALDDFGTGHSSLGVLQALPVDILKVDKSFVENVTVSDRHAVIAASLIQLTEGLGLIAVAEGVETPAQAAALHRLGYRRAQGYHFGRPAADPFAPVSAAAA, encoded by the coding sequence GTGCGCAACGGACGGGTCGGGCTGTGGGCGGTGTGGCTGGTGGTGGCCGCCGTCGCCGCGCTGTGCTTGCCGCTGGCGCCCGGGAACACCCTGCCGACCAAGATCTACGGGAACGCGGTCGGGGTCTCGGCGGTGCTGATGGCGTGCGCCGGTGTGCTGCGCAACCGGCCGGAGCACCGCGGGCCGTGGCTGATGCTCGTCGCCGGGATGGCGCTGCTGGTCGCCGGGGACGTCACCTACGACGTGACCGAGCTGCGGCTGGGCGAGTACCCGTACCCGCACTGGGCGGACGCGCTGTACCTGTGCGCGTACCCGCTCCTGCTGATCCCCGGGATGGTCCGGCTCAGCCGCGGCAACGGCGACCGGGATCGCGGCGGCCTGATCGACGCCGCGGTCATCTCCACCGGGGTCGGGCTGATCTACTACGTCTTCGTGGTCGGACCGGCGCTGACCACCGCCGGCACCCCGCTGCCGGAGCGCTTCGTCACCATCGGCTACCCGCTGTGCGACGTGATGCTCACCGCCGCGGTCGCCCGGATGCTGACCCGGCCGGAGAACCGGACCCCGAGCCTGCGGCTGCTGGGCCTCGGCTCGATCATCATGCTGGCCGGTGACCTGGTCTACACGACGATGTCGGCCACCGCCGAGTACTCCGGCGGCATCATCGACTCGGCGTTCCTGCTGGCCTACGTCTGCTGGGCGGCCGCCGCGCTGCACCCGAGCATGCGGCGGCGCCCGCGGACCGGGATCGACCCGCACCGGGTCGGCAGCCGCCGGCTCGCCGTACTGGCCGCGTGCTCGCTGCTGGCGCCGGGGCTGCTGGTGCTGCAGGGGGTCCAGGATCCGCGGAACATCGCGTGGGCCGGCATCGGCGCCGGGGCGGTGACGCTGTTCCTGCTGGTGATCGCCCGCAGCTGGGGTTTCGTGAAGCAGGTGCAGCGGCAGGCCGGCCGGCTCGAGGACCTGGCGATGCACGACGAGCTGACCGGGCTGTCCAACCGCCGCGGGTTCGAGCGGCGCCTCACCGGCGCGCTGGCCACCGGCTCGCCGTACGTGCTGCTGCTCGACCTGAACGGTTTCAAGTCGGTCAACGACCGGTTCGGCCACGCCGTCGGCGACGAGCTGCTCGTGGTGATCGCGCACCGGCTCGCCGCCGCGCTGCCGGCCGAGGCGGTGGTCTCCCGGATGGGCGGCGACGAGTTCGCCGTGCTGCTGCCGGCGCACGCCGCGGACCGCCCGGGCGGCGCGCGGCGCTGCGAAGGGGTGGCCGAACGCCTCGACACCGCGACCCGGCTCCCGGTCCGTGCCGGGGGCCAGGACCTGCTCGTCGGCGCCAGCATCGGGATCGCCGACGGCGCCGGCCTCACCGATCCGGTCGAGGTGCTGCGCCGCGCCGACGTGGCGATGTACGCCGCCAAGGCAGGCGGCGGGCGGCACCACTGGTACACCGTCGAGCTGGACACCCGGGCCGGCGAGGAGGCCCGGCTCGGCGCCGACCTGCGCATCGCGCTGGACGCCGGCCAGTTCCACCTGGTCTATCAGCCGGTCGTGAACCTGCCGGACGGGACGGTACGGGCGGTGGAGAGCCTGGTGCGCTGGCAGCACCCGGAGCGCGGGGCGGTCAGCCCGGCCGAGTTCATCCCGGTCGCCGAGCGCACCGGCCTGATCACCGAGCTGGGCCGGTGGATCCTGCGCACCGCCTGCGAGCAGTACCGCGCGTGGCAGGACCGGGGTGTCGCGCCCCGACACATCGGCGTGAACGTGTCGGCGCGGCAGCTCGCCGAGCCGGGCTTCGCCGCCGCGGTGGCCGCCGTGCTCGCCGAGACCGGGATGGACCCGCGCCGCCTGGTCGTCGAGATCACCGAGACCGCGGTGTTCGGCGGCGGGGTGGCCGCCCGGGCGGTGCACGACCTGCACGCGCTCGGCATCTCGATCGCGCTGGACGACTTCGGCACCGGGCACTCGTCACTGGGCGTCCTGCAGGCCCTGCCGGTCGACATCCTCAAGGTGGACAAGTCGTTCGTGGAGAACGTGACCGTCTCGGACCGGCACGCGGTGATCGCCGCGTCGCTGATCCAGCTCACCGAGGGGCTCGGGCTGATCGCGGTCGCCGAGGGCGTGGAGACACCGGCGCAGGCGGCCGCCCTGCACCGGCTCGGCTACCGGCGGGCCCAGGGCTACCACTTCGGGCGGCCGGCCGCGGACCCGTTCGCGCCGGTGTCAGCCGCGGCCGCGTAG
- a CDS encoding MarR family winged helix-turn-helix transcriptional regulator, with translation MSTEEPRWLDAEEQATWLAMIKMLTRLPAALDADLHHSAGVSFFEYQVLAGLSMRARHTARMSELAEFSACSLSRLSHTARRLESKGWLYRTPDPTDGRYTLAVLTEAGWAKVVATAPGHVASVRRLLIDALTQTQYKQLRQISERVNDAIGHDPCLGVSDKPC, from the coding sequence ATGAGCACCGAAGAGCCCCGCTGGCTGGACGCCGAGGAGCAGGCCACCTGGCTGGCCATGATCAAGATGCTCACCCGGCTCCCGGCGGCTCTCGACGCCGACCTGCACCACAGCGCCGGCGTCTCGTTCTTCGAGTACCAGGTGCTCGCCGGCCTGTCCATGCGAGCCCGGCACACCGCGCGGATGAGCGAGCTGGCCGAGTTCAGCGCCTGCTCGCTGTCCCGGCTCTCGCACACCGCGCGCCGGCTGGAGTCCAAGGGCTGGCTCTACCGCACGCCCGACCCGACCGACGGCCGCTACACGCTCGCCGTGCTCACCGAGGCCGGCTGGGCGAAGGTGGTGGCCACCGCGCCCGGGCACGTCGCCTCGGTGCGCCGGCTGCTGATCGACGCGCTCACCCAGACGCAGTACAAGCAGCTGCGGCAGATCAGCGAGCGGGTCAACGACGCGATCGGCCACGACCCCTGTCTCGGGGTCAGCGACAAACCCTGCTGA
- a CDS encoding VOC family protein has product MTKLSGREIAEQAPDGWVYLLGGLQTRLRTGNFAAGLALLNAIAAAAEEMDHHPDLDLRYTYLDVRTTSHDVGRVTGRDLRLAGTISDLAARAGVTPERAGLAVLELALDTPAADRVAPFWAAVLGMEQRDHDGVNDEVRDAAGRLPAVWFQRSGSQEPRQRWHPDLWVDPSEVRPRIDAALAAGGTLVSDADAPRFWVLADPEGNRVCLCTWQDRG; this is encoded by the coding sequence ATGACGAAGCTGAGTGGGCGGGAGATCGCCGAGCAGGCGCCGGACGGCTGGGTGTATCTGCTGGGCGGGCTGCAGACCCGACTGCGGACCGGGAACTTCGCGGCCGGGCTGGCGCTGCTGAACGCGATCGCGGCGGCCGCCGAGGAGATGGATCACCACCCGGACCTGGACCTGCGCTACACCTACCTGGACGTGCGGACGACCAGCCACGACGTCGGCCGGGTGACCGGGCGCGACCTGCGCCTGGCCGGTACGATCTCGGATCTCGCGGCGCGGGCCGGAGTGACGCCGGAGCGCGCCGGGCTCGCCGTGCTGGAGCTGGCCCTGGACACCCCGGCCGCGGACCGGGTGGCGCCGTTCTGGGCGGCCGTGCTCGGGATGGAGCAGCGGGACCACGACGGGGTCAACGACGAGGTGCGGGACGCGGCCGGGCGGCTTCCGGCGGTGTGGTTCCAGCGCTCCGGCAGCCAGGAGCCGCGGCAGCGCTGGCACCCGGATCTGTGGGTGGACCCGAGCGAGGTGCGGCCGCGGATCGACGCGGCGCTCGCGGCCGGCGGGACGCTGGTCAGTGACGCGGACGCGCCGCGGTTCTGGGTGCTCGCCGATCCGGAGGGCAACCGGGTCTGCCTGTGCACCTGGCAGGACCGCGGCTGA
- a CDS encoding NAD(P)H-dependent oxidoreductase: MSILRVDASIQGPNSASSALADIAEAAWLEARPDTKIVRRHIGNEPLPSDAWQLATQAAWIAEADRTDAQRRALALANELAAELRDAQGAIFALPFYNYGVSQHVKTWFDLAMAGGPLGEKLLDGKPVIVVTTRGGAYGPGTPREGWDHNTDYLRRVIADIWGADLALIEREFTLVGVNPALDAFTETATAMKEAAHTAAAEAGRTFAAR, encoded by the coding sequence ATGAGCATTCTTCGCGTCGACGCGAGCATCCAGGGGCCGAACTCCGCGAGCAGCGCGCTCGCCGACATCGCCGAGGCCGCCTGGCTGGAGGCCCGGCCAGACACCAAGATCGTTCGTCGGCACATCGGCAACGAGCCGCTGCCGTCGGACGCGTGGCAGCTCGCCACCCAGGCGGCCTGGATCGCCGAGGCCGACCGCACCGACGCCCAGCGCCGCGCGCTGGCCCTGGCCAACGAGCTGGCCGCCGAGCTGCGCGACGCGCAGGGCGCCATCTTCGCCTTGCCGTTCTACAACTACGGCGTCTCCCAGCACGTCAAGACCTGGTTCGACCTGGCCATGGCCGGCGGCCCGCTGGGGGAGAAGCTGCTCGACGGCAAGCCGGTCATCGTGGTCACCACCCGCGGAGGCGCCTACGGCCCGGGCACCCCGCGCGAGGGCTGGGACCACAACACCGACTACCTGCGCCGCGTGATCGCCGACATCTGGGGCGCCGACCTGGCCCTGATCGAGCGCGAGTTCACCCTGGTCGGCGTGAACCCGGCGCTGGACGCCTTCACCGAGACCGCGACCGCGATGAAGGAGGCCGCGCACACCGCCGCGGCCGAGGCCGGGCGTACCTTCGCCGCGCGCTGA
- the aceB gene encoding malate synthase A: MGGEEVTITGTTAGRYREILTPEAVAFVVALDREFGARRVQLLERRRRRRATRTTDLDFLPSTRHLREDPSWQVAPPAADLRDRRVEITGPPERKMTINALNSGARVWMADFEDATSPTWENVVLGQVNLKDALDGTLSWTAPDGRLYQVGATLPTIMVRPRGWHLPECHLRIGGRAVSASLFDFGLYLFHCGRKQLDRGSGPYFYLPKLESHLEARLWNDVFVFAQDYLEMPRGTIRATVLIETINAAFEMDEILYELREHSAGLNAGRWDYLFSMIKNRPDVVLPERSQVTMTVPFMRAYTELLVKTCHRRGAHAIGGMAAVVPSRDPVAAKRALNQVRQDKRREVGDGFDGSWVAHPGLVEICREVFDQWLGDEPHQIVRKRDDVRVGAAELLDVRSSAVTVSEVALRTNVSVALRYIAAWLGGRGAVALGGLMEDAATAEICRAQLWQWIASGTPTDYGVPVTAALVTRMLREELTVLSETGALDEEAARLFGQARMLLTVLLTERTCPEFLTLPAYLRHLSGGSAAPVTVQAPVAA, from the coding sequence ATGGGCGGCGAAGAGGTCACCATCACCGGCACCACCGCCGGCCGCTACCGCGAGATCCTCACCCCCGAGGCCGTCGCGTTCGTCGTGGCGCTGGACCGCGAGTTCGGCGCCCGCCGGGTGCAGTTGCTGGAGCGCCGCCGGCGCCGCCGGGCCACCCGCACCACCGATCTGGACTTCCTGCCCTCCACCCGGCACCTGCGCGAGGACCCGTCGTGGCAGGTCGCGCCCCCGGCCGCGGACCTGCGCGACCGCCGCGTGGAGATCACCGGCCCGCCCGAGCGCAAGATGACCATCAACGCGCTCAACTCCGGCGCCCGGGTCTGGATGGCCGACTTCGAGGACGCCACGTCCCCCACCTGGGAGAACGTCGTGCTCGGCCAGGTCAACCTGAAGGACGCGCTGGACGGCACGCTGAGCTGGACCGCCCCGGACGGCCGGCTCTACCAGGTCGGCGCCACGCTTCCCACCATCATGGTCCGCCCGCGTGGCTGGCACCTGCCGGAGTGCCACCTGCGGATCGGCGGCCGGGCGGTCTCGGCGTCGCTGTTCGACTTCGGCCTGTACCTGTTCCACTGCGGGCGCAAGCAGCTCGACCGGGGCAGCGGCCCGTACTTCTACCTGCCGAAACTGGAGTCGCACCTGGAGGCCCGGCTCTGGAACGACGTCTTCGTCTTCGCGCAGGACTACCTGGAGATGCCGCGCGGCACCATCCGGGCGACCGTGCTGATCGAGACGATCAACGCGGCGTTCGAGATGGACGAGATCCTGTACGAGCTGCGCGAGCACTCGGCGGGTCTGAACGCCGGCCGCTGGGACTACCTGTTCAGCATGATCAAGAACCGGCCGGACGTGGTCCTGCCCGAACGCTCACAGGTCACCATGACCGTGCCGTTCATGCGGGCCTACACCGAGCTGCTGGTCAAGACGTGCCACCGGCGCGGCGCGCACGCGATCGGCGGGATGGCCGCGGTCGTGCCCAGCCGGGACCCGGTCGCCGCCAAGCGCGCCCTCAACCAGGTGCGCCAGGACAAGCGGCGCGAGGTCGGCGACGGTTTCGACGGCTCCTGGGTGGCGCACCCGGGGCTGGTCGAGATCTGCCGCGAGGTGTTCGACCAGTGGCTCGGCGACGAGCCGCACCAGATCGTGCGCAAGCGCGACGACGTGCGGGTCGGCGCGGCCGAGCTGCTCGACGTGCGCTCCAGCGCGGTCACGGTGAGCGAGGTGGCGCTGCGTACTAACGTCAGCGTCGCGCTCCGCTACATCGCCGCATGGCTGGGCGGGCGCGGCGCGGTCGCGCTCGGCGGGCTGATGGAGGACGCCGCCACCGCCGAGATCTGCCGGGCCCAGCTCTGGCAGTGGATCGCGTCGGGGACGCCCACCGACTACGGTGTGCCGGTGACGGCCGCCCTGGTCACCCGGATGTTGCGGGAGGAGTTGACGGTCCTCAGCGAGACCGGTGCGCTCGACGAGGAGGCGGCCCGGCTCTTCGGTCAGGCCCGGATGCTGCTGACCGTCCTGCTCACCGAACGGACCTGCCCGGAGTTCCTGACCCTGCCGGCATACCTACGGCACCTGTCGGGTGGGTCGGCGGCTCCGGTCACCGTTCAGGCTCCTGTCGCGGCCTGA
- a CDS encoding RidA family protein translates to MVPFDFPGPPSPNGYSNVVTIDSGSRLVWTSGQVAAGPDGVVPRGWAEQTRQVFRNLGAALETAGATWADVVKLTFYVVDTAELPTVRAVRDEFVNLAAPPTSSLIRVAGLLSPEFLIEVEAVAVI, encoded by the coding sequence ATGGTCCCCTTCGACTTCCCCGGCCCGCCGTCGCCGAACGGGTACAGCAACGTCGTGACCATCGACTCCGGCAGCCGTCTGGTGTGGACGTCCGGCCAGGTCGCGGCCGGGCCGGACGGGGTCGTCCCGCGCGGCTGGGCCGAGCAGACCCGGCAGGTCTTCCGCAATCTCGGCGCCGCGCTGGAGACCGCCGGGGCCACCTGGGCCGACGTGGTCAAACTGACGTTCTACGTGGTGGACACCGCGGAGCTGCCGACGGTCCGGGCGGTACGCGACGAGTTCGTGAACCTCGCCGCCCCGCCCACCAGCAGCCTGATCCGGGTGGCCGGGCTGCTCAGCCCGGAGTTCCTCATCGAGGTGGAGGCTGTCGCCGTCATCTGA